Proteins co-encoded in one Setaria viridis chromosome 9, Setaria_viridis_v4.0, whole genome shotgun sequence genomic window:
- the LOC117838459 gene encoding large ribosomal subunit protein uL15c: MASITLLSLAPTATFLHIPASTSTSSPFAAAPGILTSRRPAPRALPLRARPPQRVTVVCSGAAAAAEASDAAAPTEKFRLDNLGPQKGSRRRPKRKGRGISAGQGASCGFGMRGQKSRSGPGVRRGFEGGQMPLYRRIPKLRGIAGGMHIGLPKYVPFNLKDIVRGGFKDGDEISLETLKSRGLINPSGRERKLPLKILGDGDVSVKLNIKAGAFSAAAKEKLEAAGCNLTVLPKRKKWLSQNYLKNQARAEEYFAKKKGSAIESDGASA; encoded by the exons ATGGCTTCCATcaccctcctctccctcgcTCCCACCGCCACCTTCCTCCACATCCCGGCCTCCacgtccacctcctcccccttcgccgccgcccccggaatCCTCACCAGCCGACGGCCTGCGCCCCGCGCCCTCCCGctccgcgcgcgcccgccgcagCGCGTCACCGTCGTCTGCAGCGGCGCTGCGGCGGCAGCCGAGGCCTCAGATGCCGCGGCGCCCACGGAGAAGTTCCGGCTCGACAACCTGGGCCCGCAGAAGGGATCCCGGCGGCGGCCCAAGCGGAAGGGGCGCGGTATCTCGGCGGGCCAGGGCGCGAGTTGCGGGTTCGGGATGCGTGGGCAGAAATCGCGCTCGGGGCCCGGCGTCCGGCGCGGGTTCGAGGGAGGGCAGATGCCGCTCTACCGCCGAATTCCCAAACTACGCGGCATTGCCGGCG GAATGCACATTGGGTTGCCGAAGTATGTGCCATTCAATTTAAAAGACATAGTGCGTGGTGGGTTCAAAGATGGTGACGAGATATCACTGGAGACCCTGAAATCCCGGGGTTTGATCAATCCATCAGGCAGGGAAAGGAAGCTTCCACTGAAG ATTTTAGGAGATGGTGATGTATCAGTCAAGTTGAACATCAAGGCTGGAGCATTCTCAGCAGCGGCTAAAGAGAAGCTCGAGGCAGCTGGTTGTAACCTGACTGTACTGCCTAAACGGAAGAAATGGCTTTCACAGAATTATCTGAAGAACCAAGCCCGTGCAGAGGAGTACTTTGCCAAGAAAAAAGGCAGCGCTATTGAATCTGATGGCGCCTCTGCATAG